The following coding sequences are from one Lysinibacillus sp. FSL W8-0992 window:
- a CDS encoding ABC transporter ATP-binding protein: protein MKRDTVLEVKNLQTYFYSSEGVAKAVDGVSFTLHKGETLGIVGESGCGKSMTSLSLLRLVPSPPGKIINGEILLNNTDLLKLSEEELRKIRGNKISMIFQEPMTSLNPVLTVGEQIAETIRLHQGLSRKEAWQQAVEMIRLVGIPAPEKRAKQEPYQLSGGMRQRIMIAMALACTPDVLIADEPTTALDVTIQAQIIDIIRNLQQQLGMSIIFITHDLGVVAEICDKIAVMYAGQVVEEGSTDSLFAKPLHPYTNGLIQSLPKLYEDQEELSTIHGTVPSPYHYPNGCRYAERCPFATELCHAQQPELITIESDKKVRCWMYSEQWQGESAMEEMMV from the coding sequence TAAAAAACTTACAAACATATTTTTATTCCAGTGAAGGGGTCGCAAAGGCTGTAGATGGTGTGTCATTTACACTTCATAAAGGAGAAACGTTAGGAATTGTTGGTGAATCAGGATGCGGAAAATCAATGACCTCACTCTCCCTCCTAAGATTAGTACCTTCACCACCAGGTAAAATCATTAATGGTGAAATACTACTAAACAATACAGATTTACTGAAATTATCAGAAGAAGAGCTACGGAAAATAAGAGGCAATAAAATATCGATGATTTTTCAGGAGCCTATGACGAGCCTAAACCCCGTATTAACAGTTGGTGAACAAATTGCTGAGACAATACGCTTACATCAAGGTTTGTCGCGCAAAGAAGCATGGCAACAGGCAGTTGAAATGATTCGTCTTGTCGGCATACCTGCACCAGAAAAAAGAGCAAAACAGGAGCCTTATCAACTAAGTGGCGGGATGCGACAGCGCATTATGATTGCGATGGCTTTAGCTTGTACACCAGATGTATTAATTGCTGACGAGCCAACAACAGCGCTTGATGTGACGATTCAAGCACAGATTATCGATATTATTAGAAACTTGCAACAACAATTAGGGATGAGCATTATTTTTATTACACATGATCTCGGTGTAGTGGCTGAAATTTGCGATAAAATTGCGGTGATGTACGCGGGTCAAGTAGTAGAAGAAGGTTCTACAGATAGCCTTTTTGCAAAGCCTCTTCATCCTTATACAAATGGCTTAATTCAATCACTACCAAAGCTTTATGAAGATCAAGAAGAGCTATCGACGATTCACGGCACTGTACCAAGTCCATATCACTATCCAAACGGCTGTCGTTATGCTGAACGCTGTCCATTTGCAACTGAGCTATGTCATGCACAGCAACCAGAGCTCATTACGATAGAATCGGATAAAAAGGTAAGATGCTGGATGTATAGCGAACAATGGCAAGGAGAATCAGCGATGGAGGAGATGATGGTATGA